The following coding sequences lie in one Ostrea edulis chromosome 8, xbOstEdul1.1, whole genome shotgun sequence genomic window:
- the LOC125663425 gene encoding uncharacterized protein LOC125663425 — protein sequence VIYFQIPNRGRGAPSRAVVLQGRHENSKGSLVSRFPNGKGFGSVRGNSRSISGMLNSLDSKRIHDKLQSTVGKALGGSGSSKNNLISQALRRISKISDLHSMPGLPVGTLSGRELPTNHHKSTAATKSRHMINSGRRMAFPGGMSMRTRSRALGKHRSWQRHRGANVITSRKAHRNQNGGVSMARRTSHRSSGSKDVHFKRSHPGVNSLQLSKLANGGHGHLRSRASRKGIRSSLDVPGHGSARISKLSSNSVGQGASDAQLIASLLDQGSGFSQGIASLLPNFVATEPKIFLDKQVPAQNAYPQIVVGRPEPLLAAPILPLALGSDGHVLTSSNTQVKQVLKSVLNTLSSSKSLSQQGIGALLQSIRNVVERQKKLSASGFKGAKIELSPIIHAGSKAVSTENIIKIQEPGSVSPIVLKTGGQLEISSGVNGNPTFKIYGFDPSTGRSYRDDTESDDEKKMRKKH from the coding sequence gttaTCTACTTCCAGATACCGAATAGGGGAAGAGGTGCTCCGAGTAGAGCTGTGGTTTTACAAGGCAGGCATGAAAATAGTAAAGGAAGCCTTGTATCAAGGTTTCCGAACGGAAAGGGATTTGGATCGGTGCGCGGGAATTCTAGATCCATTTCCGGAATGCTAAATTCATTAGACAGTAAGCGTATCCACGACAAACTCCAAAGCACTGTGGGTAAAGCGTTGGGTGGAAGCGGAAGTAGTAAAAACAACCTGATCAGCCAAGCTCTCCGACGAATTTCGAAAATATCTGACTTGCATTCAATGCCTGGACTTCCTGTCGGGACGCTGTCTGGTCGAGAACTCCCGACAAATCATCACAAGTCTACAGCAGCCACGAAGTCTCGACATATGATCAACTCAGGTAGAAGAATGGCTTTCCCTGGAGGTATGTCAATGCGGACAAGGTCACgagcgttgggcaaacaccgtAGCTGGCAGCGTCACAGAGGTGCAAACGTGATCACTTCACGCAAAGCGCACCGGAATCAAAATGGCGGTGTATCCATGGCACGTAGAACATCTCACAGGTCTTCAGGGTCAAAGGACGTTCACTTTAAAAGAAGCCACCCAGGTGTCAATTCCTTACAGCTCTCGAAACTTGCAAATGGAGGTCACGGTCATCTGAGAAGCAGGGCATCACGAAAAGGCATTCGTTCCTCTCTAGATGTACCAGGGCATGGTTCGGCAAGAATCTCTAAACTTTCTTCGAACTCTGTAGGTCAGGGTGCATCAGACGCTCAGCTGATCGCGTCTCTTCTCGATCAGGGGAGCGGATTTTCCCAAGGTATTGCCTCTTTGTTGCCAAATTTTGTTGCCACGGAACCAAAAATCTTCCTAGATAAACAGGTCCCCGCGCAGAATGCTTACCCACAGATCGTAGTAGGACGACCAGAACCTCTTCTGGCCGCGCCGATACTTCCTCTTGCCTTAGGCTCTGATGGCCATGTTCTGACGTCATCGAACACACAGGTTAAACAGGTGCTCAAGTCGGTGTTAAACACGCTCTCAAGTTCCAAGTCACTTTCACAACAAGGAATCGGTGCCCTACTGCAGTCGATAAGAAATGTAGTGGAGAGGCAGAAAAAATTATCAGCTTCCGGCTTCAAAGGCGCCAAAATAGAGCTCTCACCCATCATTCACGCCGGGTCGAAAGCGGTATCGACAGAAAATATCATCAAGATCCAGGAGCCCGGGAGCGTGTCTCCCATAGTTTTAAAGACCGGGGGACAACTGGAAATCAGCTCTGGGGTGAATGGGAATCCGACTTTTAAAATTTACGGATTCGATCCTTCAACCGGAAGAAGTTACAGGGATGACACGGAATCTGATGACGAGAAGAAAATGAGGAAGAAACATTAA